From Selenomonas sp. AB3002, one genomic window encodes:
- a CDS encoding CRISPR-associated endonuclease Cas3'' gives MKYLAHRNQEDGREQLMVDHLWGMSKKAEKFAKVFGEQEVGQLMGLYHDVGKYSREFQEYLLQGGGKKVDHSTAGALELVMKKGIAGILVSTSLQECYQRIIGAMIIASVSVGDITLPSYPLVETGL, from the coding sequence ATGAAATACTTGGCACATAGGAATCAAGAAGATGGCAGGGAACAGTTGATGGTTGATCATTTGTGGGGAATGAGCAAGAAAGCGGAAAAATTTGCAAAGGTGTTTGGTGAGCAAGAAGTAGGGCAACTGATGGGGTTATATCATGATGTGGGTAAATATTCAAGGGAATTTCAAGAATATTTATTACAAGGAGGTGGCAAGAAAGTAGACCACTCTACTGCAGGTGCATTGGAATTGGTGATGAAAAAAGGGATAGCGGGGATTCTGGTGTCCACAAGCTTGCAAGAATGCTATCAGCGTATTATAGGCGCGATGATTATAGCCAGTGTTTCAGTAGGCGATATAACGTTGCCAAGCTATCCTCTGGTGGAAACAGGTCTATGA
- a CDS encoding Fic family protein, whose translation MNSVYEKLNQALQKFNSLGIGEQFDFHKLYLYSLVTHSTAIEGSTVTEIENTLMFDEDIVPGGRTLTEQLMNLDLKRAYDFVARQVPEKPEITVDYLKKLSALVMRNTGSVYNTALGDFDSSAVDLRLVNVSAGRGGKTYPSYQKVPGKLEEFCSWLNEARQSNYEDEASVYALSFEAHYRLASIHPWVDGNGRTCRLLMNMLQMERGLLPSILLKEHKAGYIEALAKSQDGEDSRIFVEFMMGEMMGFLWRSVEEFVKTS comes from the coding sequence ATGAACAGTGTTTACGAGAAACTGAACCAGGCTTTGCAAAAATTCAATTCACTGGGCATAGGGGAGCAATTTGATTTCCATAAACTGTACCTGTATTCTCTGGTCACGCATTCCACCGCCATCGAGGGGTCTACGGTCACAGAAATCGAGAACACCCTGATGTTTGACGAAGACATTGTGCCCGGTGGCCGTACGTTGACTGAGCAGCTGATGAATCTTGACCTGAAGCGGGCTTATGATTTTGTTGCCAGGCAGGTGCCTGAGAAGCCGGAGATTACCGTGGATTATCTGAAGAAACTCTCGGCTCTGGTGATGAGGAATACCGGCAGTGTCTATAACACTGCCCTGGGGGATTTCGATTCTTCGGCAGTAGATCTGCGGCTGGTGAATGTCAGCGCTGGACGTGGCGGCAAGACATATCCTTCTTATCAGAAAGTGCCGGGGAAACTGGAGGAGTTTTGCTCATGGCTGAATGAGGCAAGGCAAAGCAACTATGAGGATGAGGCTTCTGTGTACGCCTTATCCTTTGAAGCCCACTACCGGCTGGCGTCCATTCACCCCTGGGTAGATGGCAATGGCCGCACCTGCAGGCTGCTGATGAATATGCTGCAGATGGAGCGAGGGCTATTGCCCAGCATCTTGCTGAAGGAGCATAAGGCTGGGTATATAGAGGCTCTGGCTAAAAGCCAGGATGGGGAGGACAGCAGGATATTTGTGGAGTTCATGATGGGGGAAATGATGGGGTTTTTGTGGAGGAGTGTGGAGGAGTTTGTGAAGACTTCTTGA
- a CDS encoding iron ABC transporter permease, translating to MIRKVVLLAAFFVLAVLGMLISISLGSVEIPALEVWQTLFAGGSGTHEQILMNIRLPRTLVAALVGINLALSGAILQAVMRNPLADPHIIGISSGAGLMGILVMLALPGYGFLITPAAFVGAMGAAVLIYLLAWKNGIQPIRIILAGVAVSAFLGAGISALMIFYSDRVHSALIWMVGGLSARSWPHVAMLWPYTLGGALLAFASARHINILQLGDELAKGLGLRVELTRLILTSVAALLAASAVSVVGLLGFVGLIVPHAARLMIGSDYRFLLPGTALLGVGMVTFSDTFARVAFSPVELPVGIIMAVLGAPFFLFLLRREL from the coding sequence ATGATAAGAAAGGTCGTCTTATTGGCGGCCTTCTTTGTTTTGGCAGTGCTGGGCATGCTCATCAGCATCAGCCTGGGTTCTGTGGAGATACCCGCTTTGGAAGTGTGGCAGACCCTCTTTGCCGGGGGCAGCGGCACCCATGAGCAGATCCTGATGAACATACGCCTGCCCCGCACGCTGGTAGCGGCGCTGGTGGGCATCAACCTGGCCCTGTCCGGGGCTATTTTACAAGCGGTGATGAGGAATCCACTGGCTGACCCCCATATCATCGGCATTTCTTCCGGGGCGGGGCTCATGGGCATCCTGGTGATGCTGGCCCTGCCGGGGTACGGCTTTCTCATTACCCCTGCGGCCTTTGTGGGGGCCATGGGGGCGGCGGTGCTGATTTACCTCTTGGCCTGGAAGAACGGCATCCAGCCCATCCGCATCATTTTGGCAGGTGTGGCAGTGTCGGCCTTTTTGGGGGCGGGGATTTCCGCCCTGATGATTTTCTACAGCGACAGGGTACACAGCGCCCTGATCTGGATGGTAGGTGGCCTGTCTGCCCGCAGCTGGCCCCATGTGGCCATGCTCTGGCCTTATACTTTGGGCGGGGCTTTGTTGGCCTTTGCTTCGGCAAGGCATATCAATATCCTGCAGCTGGGAGATGAACTGGCCAAAGGCCTGGGCCTCCGGGTAGAGCTCACCCGCCTGATCCTCACCTCCGTGGCGGCCCTGCTGGCGGCCAGCGCCGTTTCCGTGGTGGGGCTGCTGGGCTTCGTGGGCCTAATTGTGCCCCATGCAGCCCGGCTCATGATAGGCTCTGACTACCGCTTCCTCCTGCCGGGGACGGCTCTTTTGGGAGTGGGCATGGTAACCTTCAGTGATACCTTTGCCCGGGTGGCCTTCTCTCCCGTGGAACTGCCTGTGGGCATTATCATGGCGGTGCTGGGCGCCCCGTTCTTCCTGTTCCTGCTGAGAAGGGAGCTGTGA
- a CDS encoding phosphoribosyltransferase, giving the protein MDERFEISGKTIFLLDDIVTTGNSLIAGKELLLEAGAAKVYPLAMGRTVLEPETPYANKRERENPVNMDDKLIFVDEKWH; this is encoded by the coding sequence GTGGATGAGCGTTTTGAAATATCAGGTAAGACCATTTTCTTGCTAGATGATATCGTAACCACCGGCAACTCTCTGATTGCAGGCAAAGAATTGCTATTGGAGGCTGGAGCTGCCAAAGTATATCCCCTGGCCATGGGCAGAACCGTGCTTGAGCCGGAAACTCCCTACGCCAATAAGAGGGAGAGAGAAAATCCTGTTAACATGGATGACAAATTGATTTTTGTAGATGAGAAATGGCACTGA
- a CDS encoding VWA domain-containing protein gives MGLNSYVAREPRPLPIFILADTSGSMMGGKINELNLALREMLTTLNGVDDIRGKFQLSIITFGGEVRLVQPLEDITGLSLSELTAGGNTPMGQAFETVQKMIEDRGIVTSRAYTPTIVLISDGIPTDCSEEMYSRKNYFDWEPLKNLHSGVRSAKCQRLALGIGDDADTEMLKAFIDDPEVPVIRTKDVSGIAKFFRWVTMSTVARMHSVNPNETSVVAPLFDIDAEDIVI, from the coding sequence ATGGGGCTTAACAGTTATGTGGCAAGGGAACCTAGACCCCTTCCAATTTTTATACTTGCCGATACATCCGGAAGTATGATGGGCGGAAAAATAAATGAACTGAATCTTGCTTTGCGTGAGATGCTTACTACATTAAATGGGGTGGATGATATACGAGGCAAGTTTCAGCTGTCGATTATTACTTTTGGCGGTGAGGTAAGACTTGTTCAGCCTTTGGAGGATATCACAGGGTTGTCCTTATCAGAACTTACTGCGGGTGGAAACACACCAATGGGGCAGGCATTTGAAACTGTGCAGAAAATGATCGAAGATAGGGGGATTGTTACGTCCAGAGCCTATACTCCTACAATTGTTCTGATTAGTGACGGTATTCCTACAGATTGTTCTGAAGAGATGTACAGCAGAAAGAATTATTTCGATTGGGAGCCGCTTAAAAATCTTCATTCAGGAGTACGATCGGCTAAATGTCAGCGCCTTGCATTAGGAATCGGAGATGATGCTGATACTGAGATGCTTAAGGCTTTCATTGATGATCCTGAGGTTCCGGTAATAAGAACGAAAGATGTTTCTGGAATTGCCAAATTCTTCCGATGGGTAACAATGTCAACGGTTGCTCGTATGCATAGTGTCAATCCGAATGAAACATCTGTCGTAGCTCCTCTGTTTGATATTGATGCAGAGGATATTGTCATATGA
- a CDS encoding ABC transporter ATP-binding protein, translated as MSEQSKKPDGFRVSHLKVAIKGKAILKDISLNFTLGRRTAIIGPNGAGKSTFLRAISGLNHAYEGAIRLNGEEIRKMGRQRLAQKLAILPQGLQAPPDTTVGTLVDYGRFPYRSWHGGSQDARADREAVAWALSVTKLESFKDRQVMTLSGGERQRAWIAMALAQKPEILLLDEPTTYLDIAHQLEVMNLIESINREYGMTVIMVLHDINHALQYADELVVIKEGALFAQGSPDEILTVDLIRNVFGVRADIFKNSQGASVLSPVELVKK; from the coding sequence TTGAGCGAGCAAAGCAAAAAGCCTGACGGGTTCCGCGTCAGCCATTTGAAGGTTGCCATTAAGGGCAAAGCCATCCTAAAAGACATCTCCCTGAATTTCACCCTGGGCAGGCGTACTGCCATCATCGGTCCCAACGGCGCAGGCAAGTCCACTTTCCTGCGGGCCATCTCCGGCCTGAACCACGCCTACGAGGGGGCCATCAGGCTGAACGGTGAGGAAATCCGCAAGATGGGCAGGCAGCGGCTGGCCCAGAAGCTGGCCATCCTGCCCCAGGGCCTGCAGGCTCCCCCTGACACCACGGTGGGCACGCTGGTGGACTACGGCAGATTCCCTTACCGCAGCTGGCACGGCGGCAGCCAGGATGCCAGGGCAGACCGGGAAGCCGTGGCATGGGCTCTCTCCGTGACAAAACTGGAGTCCTTCAAGGACAGGCAGGTCATGACCCTTTCCGGCGGCGAGCGCCAAAGAGCCTGGATAGCCATGGCCCTGGCCCAGAAACCGGAAATCCTGCTGCTGGACGAGCCCACCACTTATCTTGACATAGCCCATCAGCTGGAGGTCATGAACCTGATCGAGTCCATCAACAGGGAATACGGAATGACCGTGATCATGGTGCTCCACGATATCAACCACGCCCTGCAGTATGCAGATGAGCTGGTGGTCATCAAGGAGGGAGCCTTGTTTGCCCAGGGCAGCCCGGATGAGATACTCACAGTAGACCTCATCAGGAATGTCTTTGGCGTCAGGGCAGATATCTTCAAGAACAGCCAGGGGGCATCAGTGCTGTCGCCGGTGGAATTGGTGAAGAAGTGA
- a CDS encoding protein phosphatase 2C domain-containing protein, with product MIAKSEQHGDYTFVTVSDTGVSHVIHGVTNQDAAMFIIENEDFAMAVSDGVGSCAKADVGSQAAVTSVKLAFYSVKEAQNDHDCSRLPEKIIAEWKRLLGGMKADECCATLKAVMKFGNKIVLFSIGDGILAVTSRGMQCCAPIDTNLFANQTMCLNKGVKADDFWTSEFRLDMYVPYVIFACTDGVANGIQEGKELELVASIETETSEDELQKELETLVIDISEFSSDDRTVGVVKYERKNAKPDW from the coding sequence ATGATCGCCAAGAGTGAGCAGCATGGAGATTATACATTTGTGACTGTTTCAGACACGGGAGTCAGTCATGTAATCCATGGAGTTACAAATCAGGACGCAGCAATGTTTATAATCGAAAATGAGGACTTTGCAATGGCTGTTTCTGATGGTGTCGGATCATGTGCAAAGGCAGATGTCGGTTCTCAGGCGGCAGTGACTTCTGTGAAGCTAGCATTTTATTCAGTTAAAGAGGCGCAGAATGACCATGATTGTAGCAGGCTGCCGGAAAAAATTATAGCCGAGTGGAAGAGACTGTTAGGAGGCATGAAAGCTGATGAATGCTGTGCTACTTTAAAGGCTGTTATGAAATTTGGAAATAAGATTGTGCTTTTTTCCATTGGTGATGGAATACTTGCAGTTACATCCAGAGGGATGCAGTGCTGTGCTCCAATAGATACCAATTTGTTCGCAAATCAGACAATGTGTTTAAATAAAGGTGTTAAGGCAGATGATTTCTGGACATCAGAGTTCAGGCTGGATATGTATGTGCCTTATGTAATATTTGCCTGTACAGATGGGGTTGCAAATGGAATTCAAGAAGGCAAAGAACTGGAACTGGTAGCTTCGATTGAAACAGAGACATCGGAGGATGAACTTCAGAAAGAGTTGGAGACTCTGGTGATTGATATATCAGAGTTTAGCTCAGATGACCGAACCGTAGGAGTTGTAAAATATGAGCGAAAGAATGCAAAACCTGATTGGTGA